One segment of Papaver somniferum cultivar HN1 unplaced genomic scaffold, ASM357369v1 unplaced-scaffold_81, whole genome shotgun sequence DNA contains the following:
- the LOC113345517 gene encoding senescence-specific cysteine protease SAG39-like encodes MASSSTRFQFLFMAVFIVLATLASQAMSSRVVLLHEPTMLDRHQQWMIQYGKVYKNQAEKEKRFNIFKANVEFIESSNVGNKPYKLSVNEFADQTIEEFKSSRNGYKKSWRRSPQESTAFKYENVTAVPSSMDWRKKGAVTPVKDQGQCGCCWAFSAVAAMEGITQLATGKLTSLSEQELVDCDTKGEDQGCEGGLMDDAFEFIQENRGLTTEANYPYNGVDGSCNTKKAGAHAASINGYEDVPANNETSLLKAVSKQPVSVAIDASGQDFQFYSSGVFTGTCGIELDHGVTAVGYGTDSDGTKYWLVKNSWGTSWGEDGYIRMQRDVDANEGLCGIAMEASYPTA; translated from the exons ATGGCTTCCTCATCAACCCGTTTTCAGTTTCTGTTTATGGCTGTATTCATCGTTTTGGCTACATTGGCTTCTCAAGCTATGTCAAGTAGAGTAGTACTACTCCATGAGCCAACCATGCTTGATAGACACCAACAGTGGATGATTCAGTACGGGAAAGTCTATAAGAACCAAGCTGAAAAGGAGAAACGCTTTAATATATTCAAGGCCAATGTTGAATTCATCGAGTCCAGTAATGTTGGAAACAAACCATACAAATTAAGTGTCAATGAGTTTGCAGATCAAACCATTGAAGAATTTAAATCTTCTCGCAACGGATACAAGAAGTCATGGAGAAGAAGTCCACAGGAATCAACAGCGTTCAAGTACGAAAATGTTACTGCAGTGCCATCCAGCATGGATTGGAGAAAGAAAGGGGCTGTTACACCAGTTAAGGACCAAGGGCAGTGTG GATGCTGTTGGGCATTCTCTGCAGTGGCAGCCATGGAAGGAATAACACAACTGGCAACTGGTAAGCTAACCTCTCTATCTGAACAAGAGTTAGTAGACTGCGATACTAAAGGTGAAGATCAAGGCTGCGAGGGTGGTCTAATGGACGACGCCTTTGAATTCATCCAAGAAAACCGAGGTCTCACAACAGAAGCTAACTACCCGTACAATGGAGTTGACGGAAGCTGCAACACTAAGAAGGCGGGCGCCCATGCTGCCTCAATCAATGGTTATGAAGATGTGCCAGCAAACAACGAGACATCTCTACTAAAGGCCGTCTCAAAGCAACCTGTTTCAGTTGCCATTGATGCCAGTGGCCAGGACTTTCAGTTTTACTCAAGCGGGGTATTCACAGGAACTTGTGGGATCGAATTAGACCATGGTGTTACCGCAGTAGGGTACGGGACTGATAGTGATGGAACTAAGTATTGGCTCGTGAAGAATTCATGGGGAACTTCATGGGGTGAGGACGGATACATTAGGATGCAAAGAGATGTTGATGCTAATGAAGGTCTATGTGGTATAGCCATGGAAGCCTCCTACCCAACTGCATAA
- the LOC113345226 gene encoding probable acetyltransferase NATA1-like, with product MAPAGPPPPTRTPIPSVTQPEKPAANSIFARIRLAVPTDVPYIHKLIHQLAVSERLTHLFEATEENLSTTLFNSPPFKSFTVFILEVSRLPFPNNQHSLVTQMVNLDTNIEDPETYNFQVDSDVVVAGFTLFFPKYSTFLAKPEFYIEDIFIRECYRRKGFGKMLLSTVAAQAVKMGYGRVEWCVSDWNINAIKFYKEMGAQVFQERRICRLTADALNGYGRGDN from the coding sequence ATGGCCCCTGCTGGACCACCACCGCCAACTCGAACACCTATTCCATCAGTTACGCAACCAGAAAAGCCTGCCGCAAACTCCATTTTCGCCAGAATCCGACTAGCCGTACCAACTGATGTCCCTTATATCCACAAATTGATTCATCAATTGGCAGTATCCGAACGTCTAACACACTTATTTGAGGCAACCGAAGAGAATCTAAGCACAACCCTTTTCAACTCACCACCTTTCAAGTCGTTCACTGTCTTCATTCTTgaagtttcaagattaccatttcCAAATAATCAACATTCTTTGGTTACTCAGATGGTGAATCTTGATACAAATATCGAAGATCCAGAAACCTATAATTTCCAAGTTGATTccgatgttgttgttgctggttttactttgtttttcccaaaatattcaacatttttagcGAAACCAGAGTTTTATATTGAGGACATATTTATCAGAGAATGTTATAGGAGGAAAGGGTTTGGGAAAATGTTGTTATCTACTGTGGCGGCTCAAGCTGTGAAAATGGGGTATGGACGTGTTGAATGGTGTGTTTCGGATTGGAATATCAATGCTATTAAGTTTTATAAAGAAATGGGTGCTCAAGTTTTTCAAGAACGGAGGATTTGTAGGTTGACTGCTGATGCTTTAAACGGTTATGGAAGAGGAGATAATTAG